One region of Cydia pomonella isolate Wapato2018A chromosome 9, ilCydPomo1, whole genome shotgun sequence genomic DNA includes:
- the LOC133520960 gene encoding 3-oxoacyl-[acyl-carrier-protein] reductase FabG-like, translating into MSFTGKVAIVTGAASGIGAATVKALAREGAKVVLVDKNEENLKDVAKECNQYGNTPLMIRADITNDENVKMMVKETIDNFNQLDILINNAGIGTISTIFDENYMENFDRVMKTNLRSLVFLTHLAAPYLIKTKGNIVNTSSVCSLKSLKGKNLLAYSVSKAGVDHFTRSVALDLAPHGVRVNAVNPGPTKTNIIEDRETWKSCTAFKRLSEPEEVADLILFLASDKARSITGSTYVCDNGALLI; encoded by the coding sequence ATGAGTTTCACCGGTAAAGTGGCAATTGTGACTGGTGCTGCCTCCGGGATAGGAGCTGCCACGGTCAAAGCACTGGCCAGAGAAGGCGCTAAGGTGGTCCTGGTAGATAAAAACGAAGAAAATCTTAAAGACGTTGCAAAGGAGTGCAATCAATACGGCAACACACCCCTCATGATCAGAGCAGATATTACTAATGACGAAAATGTTAAAATGATGGTAAAAGAAACCATCGACAACTTCAATCAGTTAGACATACTGATCAATAACGCAGGTATTGGAACCATATCAACCATATTCGACGAAAACTACATGGAAAATTTCGACCGCGTTATGAAGACGAATCTGCGCTCCTTGGTCTTTTTGACGCACCTCGCCGCTCCTTACCTGATTAAGACTAAGGGTAACATCGTCAATACTTCCAGCGTCTGTTCTTTGAAAAGCCTTAAAGGTAAAAACCTGCTGGCCTATTCAGTTTCAAAAGCAGGCGTAGATCACTTCACGCGCTCCGTAGCTTTGGACCTAGCTCCTCATGGCGTCAGAGTGAATGCTGTAAATCCTGGACCTACAAAAACGAATATTATTGAGGACAGAGAAACGTGGAAAAGCTGCACTGCGTTCAAAAGGTTGTCGGAGCCAGAAGAGGTAGCGGATTTGATTTTGTTCCTGGCTAGTGATAAGGCTAGGAGCATTACTGGATCCACGTATGTTTGTGATAACGGGGCActcttgatataa